The following coding sequences lie in one Klebsiella huaxiensis genomic window:
- a CDS encoding tyrosine-type recombinase/integrase: protein MSKASYPTGVENHGGSLRIWFIYNGKRVRENLGVSDTAKNRKVAGELRTSVCFAIRMGSFDYAAQFPNSPNLKNFGIERKDIAVKTLADKWLELKSMEISANALSRYQSVVRVMLPHIGGKRLISTITKEDLLGVRKELLTGYCVPRPNRKTVKKGRSAPTVNYYMGIISSFFQFAHENGYAEQNPCASIGTLKKARAKPDPLGRDEFSRLIDACHQQQTKNLWSLAVYTGIRHGELVSLAWEDVDLKAGTMIVRRNLTTMGDFTLPKTEAGTDRVIYLTQPAIEVLKNQAELTRLGKQHRIEVKLREYGRSIHHSCTFIFVPQPTRHHNKPDGYYAVGSLGPSWTSAMKRAGLRSRKAYQSRHTYACWSLSAGANPTFIASQMGHANALMVHRVYGAWMPESSSSQVAILNQSLRENAPTVPQREKSTA, encoded by the coding sequence ATGAGTAAAGCATCATACCCAACGGGCGTTGAGAACCACGGCGGATCACTCCGCATATGGTTCATTTATAACGGCAAGCGTGTCAGGGAGAACCTCGGTGTTTCTGACACCGCTAAAAACCGCAAGGTTGCCGGGGAACTGCGTACTTCTGTCTGTTTCGCTATCCGTATGGGTAGCTTTGACTATGCTGCGCAGTTCCCGAATTCACCAAACCTTAAAAACTTTGGTATCGAGAGGAAGGATATCGCGGTGAAAACCCTCGCTGATAAATGGCTGGAGCTAAAAAGCATGGAAATCAGTGCAAACGCATTAAGCCGTTATCAGTCTGTGGTGAGAGTAATGCTTCCCCATATTGGTGGTAAAAGACTGATCTCGACGATCACAAAGGAAGATTTGTTGGGTGTCAGGAAAGAACTGTTGACGGGATACTGTGTGCCTCGACCGAACCGCAAGACCGTGAAAAAGGGACGCTCGGCCCCAACGGTAAACTATTACATGGGAATCATATCTTCTTTTTTCCAGTTTGCTCATGAGAACGGCTATGCAGAGCAAAACCCCTGCGCCAGCATTGGAACACTGAAGAAAGCAAGAGCTAAGCCCGATCCGCTTGGCAGGGATGAGTTTTCCCGGTTAATAGATGCCTGCCACCAGCAGCAAACCAAAAATCTCTGGTCGCTGGCGGTGTATACAGGCATCAGACACGGCGAGTTAGTTTCTCTGGCATGGGAAGATGTTGATTTGAAGGCGGGAACCATGATCGTGAGGCGCAATCTCACGACCATGGGAGACTTTACTTTACCCAAAACAGAAGCCGGCACTGACAGGGTTATATATCTCACCCAGCCGGCGATTGAAGTACTGAAAAACCAGGCAGAACTGACGCGGCTAGGAAAGCAGCACCGGATAGAAGTTAAACTACGGGAATATGGTAGAAGCATCCATCATTCCTGCACGTTTATCTTTGTTCCTCAACCTACAAGGCATCATAACAAACCTGATGGGTATTATGCAGTAGGTTCTCTCGGGCCAAGTTGGACCTCAGCAATGAAAAGAGCCGGGTTGCGTTCTCGGAAAGCATACCAGTCACGCCACACCTACGCATGCTGGTCTTTATCCGCTGGCGCAAACCCCACTTTTATTGCGTCGCAAATGGGGCACGCAAATGCGCTGATGGTGCACAGGGTTTATGGTGCATGGATGCCGGAGTCCAGCTCTTCACAGGTAGCCATACTAAATCAGTCCCTGCGAGAAAATGCCCCAACGGTGCCCCAAAGAGAAAAATCAACAGCATAA
- a CDS encoding excisionase family protein, which produces MQTIIQLEPNEWVSEDLLIAVTGMKRGTITRARKKSWLLGREYKHVSPEGDPKPTSECMYNRKAVDAWIAAQKQPIW; this is translated from the coding sequence ATGCAGACAATCATTCAACTTGAGCCGAATGAGTGGGTATCAGAGGACCTGCTGATCGCAGTGACTGGCATGAAGCGCGGCACCATTACCCGCGCTCGCAAAAAGTCCTGGCTGCTGGGAAGGGAGTATAAGCACGTTTCCCCTGAGGGTGATCCAAAGCCCACCAGCGAATGCATGTATAACCGCAAAGCGGTTGATGCGTGGATTGCCGCACAAAAACAACCAATTTGGTGA
- a CDS encoding ATPase, protein MKNGRHYAYPNPSNATPGGMTYRQYLAACLAPVMLTNFFSNDAWQDYDDLASTLMMAVDSIIEAEQETACRSSENVQVAQDQQAESLHAIKAAPTLDPLPKNAKSRSGNSPVNDVTNGKPLTITLPDISSKAFWSGSGKNEVFHPETYRRWTKEAIERYCAIAQIEVDVR, encoded by the coding sequence ATGAAAAACGGCCGGCACTATGCCTACCCCAATCCGAGCAATGCGACGCCTGGGGGAATGACTTACCGGCAATACCTTGCTGCCTGTCTGGCTCCGGTGATGCTCACGAATTTTTTCAGCAACGATGCATGGCAGGATTACGACGACCTCGCCAGCACGCTGATGATGGCGGTCGATTCCATCATCGAAGCCGAACAAGAGACCGCATGCAGGAGCAGCGAAAATGTGCAGGTAGCGCAGGACCAGCAAGCCGAGTCGCTGCACGCCATCAAAGCCGCGCCAACTCTGGATCCATTGCCAAAAAACGCCAAGTCGCGCAGCGGCAACTCTCCGGTTAACGATGTCACCAATGGTAAGCCGTTAACCATCACCCTACCAGACATTAGCTCAAAGGCATTCTGGAGCGGTAGCGGCAAAAATGAAGTTTTCCATCCAGAGACTTATAGACGCTGGACTAAAGAGGCTATCGAGCGTTACTGCGCCATAGCTCAGATCGAAGTGGACGTTCGGTAA
- a CDS encoding sodium:solute symporter, translated as MKKVSELVMFTLFFSSLSGLGFAAGVCCFFGIARLLARTLA; from the coding sequence ATGAAAAAGGTATCTGAACTGGTGATGTTCACTCTATTTTTCTCCAGCCTTTCGGGGCTGGGATTTGCGGCGGGAGTCTGCTGTTTCTTTGGTATTGCGCGATTACTGGCGAGGACTCTGGCATGA
- a CDS encoding beta clamp domain-containing protein has protein sequence MIIPSKQLRAALVCVAKNDPRYYLCGVHITPKHIESTNGHVALRMEHGICTKKNIIVQFEGNVPAKAETTELIFNKEPIAIHRDHNQNRLAITGIKLLDGRFPDLGRVIPEKLDLSVNPVIQAEYLSYPTKIFGRDEKFIPVQLRPSGEFAAVRIQFNEHINSTYGNPEFVVMPCRDDAFKVVEDHLG, from the coding sequence ATGATTATCCCGTCCAAGCAGCTCCGCGCCGCTCTGGTGTGCGTGGCTAAAAACGACCCCCGCTACTACCTGTGTGGGGTGCATATCACCCCGAAACATATTGAGAGCACCAACGGCCATGTTGCGTTACGTATGGAGCACGGCATCTGTACAAAGAAAAACATCATCGTTCAGTTTGAAGGTAACGTGCCAGCCAAAGCCGAAACAACAGAGCTGATTTTCAATAAAGAGCCAATCGCCATTCATCGCGACCACAACCAGAACCGCCTGGCCATCACCGGCATTAAGCTGCTTGATGGTCGATTCCCTGATTTAGGTCGCGTCATTCCAGAGAAACTGGACCTCAGCGTTAACCCGGTGATCCAGGCGGAATACCTGAGTTATCCGACAAAGATTTTTGGCCGCGATGAGAAGTTTATCCCTGTGCAGCTTCGCCCGTCAGGGGAGTTTGCCGCAGTGCGCATCCAGTTCAATGAGCATATCAACAGCACCTACGGAAATCCGGAATTTGTAGTGATGCCCTGCCGCGATGATGCTTTCAAAGTAGTAGAGGATCATCTGGGATGA
- a CDS encoding ORF6N domain-containing protein, which produces MNTVTINNKQLPAVNYRGQRVVTLAMIDEVHQRPEGTARATFNRNREHFIAGVDYEELGSDVIRTDLPEGTFSKFAPSGIVLFESGYLMLTKPFNDDLAWKVQRELVNCYFRSQRPKSQAELIAEMALLNVEQERRLYQVEEQVETVVEAVENIKRGTMRAGYVGYRQVVAKSGMTDAKCRNLVSAYRISTDTHEFMTPDGLLSRRAIVELEPFMRAFHHMMAEAEPRGTRWYHPKMGLFQAIGWEGKA; this is translated from the coding sequence ATGAACACTGTGACTATCAACAATAAACAACTCCCGGCAGTCAATTACCGCGGCCAGCGCGTAGTAACGCTGGCGATGATTGATGAAGTTCACCAGCGCCCAGAAGGCACCGCACGGGCGACATTTAACCGCAACCGTGAGCACTTTATCGCGGGCGTAGATTACGAAGAACTAGGTTCGGACGTAATACGTACGGACCTCCCGGAAGGAACTTTCTCCAAATTTGCCCCATCAGGGATTGTACTTTTTGAATCAGGTTATCTGATGCTGACAAAGCCATTTAACGATGATCTTGCATGGAAGGTACAGCGCGAACTGGTTAACTGTTATTTCCGCAGTCAGCGCCCAAAATCCCAGGCAGAGCTGATCGCCGAAATGGCCCTGTTGAATGTCGAACAGGAGCGCCGCCTCTACCAGGTCGAGGAGCAGGTGGAAACCGTAGTCGAAGCTGTCGAAAACATTAAGCGCGGTACCATGCGGGCCGGATACGTTGGTTATCGCCAGGTGGTCGCCAAGAGTGGCATGACCGATGCCAAGTGCCGAAACCTGGTTAGCGCTTACCGTATCTCTACCGACACGCACGAGTTCATGACGCCTGACGGACTTCTCTCCCGGCGGGCTATCGTGGAGCTTGAACCGTTCATGAGAGCGTTCCACCATATGATGGCAGAAGCTGAGCCCCGCGGTACCCGCTGGTATCACCCGAAGATGGGGCTTTTTCAGGCTATCGGATGGGAGGGTAAAGCATGA